The following proteins are encoded in a genomic region of Cloacibacillus sp.:
- a CDS encoding (2Fe-2S) ferredoxin domain-containing protein, translating to MTEVIVCVGSSCHLKGAKTVVEGLTRLVAERGLSESVKLSGSFCMGRCEVPGVSVKVNGETHFVMPDEVESFFDNVIAGGLK from the coding sequence ATGACTGAGGTTATAGTTTGTGTCGGAAGCTCCTGCCATCTCAAGGGGGCGAAAACGGTGGTCGAAGGGCTTACACGGCTGGTTGCGGAGCGCGGGCTCTCGGAATCGGTGAAGCTTTCCGGCTCTTTCTGCATGGGGCGCTGCGAGGTTCCCGGCGTCTCTGTTAAGGTGAACGGCGAAACTCATTTCGTCATGCCCGACGAAGTGGAAAGTTTCTTTGACAACGTCATAGCGGGTGGTTTGAAATGA